One part of the Plasmodium yoelii strain 17X genome assembly, chromosome: 13 genome encodes these proteins:
- a CDS encoding ribonuclease Z, putative encodes MEVYIQMIGWHKLAIPSSLRLFVNGEFTLINCGENNQRFLNEHKMHIARIKNICFTKISPETIGGLIGLLLTIDNISDNSISIYGPKPIERIINNFTSSFAKIKNLKITIHEFSDNNIFPIILKGNVIITPILLNKKNVITTKHETDTIQNCEQTVLDKRKKMNEVSNTHDNELNNVYKNKNGEIGENLSPKETNSNYLKKRKLNVPEIEHEEAYESKTEIVNDNSDNGKIEKYKEDLDRDSNKIDNTNNNITNSTEIEKNSSMKQCIFYLIECPQTIGKFHVEKAQKLNIPPGKYYGMLKSGKSVTINNKIINPEDVCDKNIDGKKSLVIDLSDTEYIDCVIGEIKNKEHFYLNNLEYIFHLSDEKILSNKTYKDYFLKLKNIKNIKCNQSNSSLKICPFISSSSLTNILSKLMPNIFLKYKPDDPIYELSSKMLNNYSDEKGSNSFKNTNNDSNSILNVNFKNEVECKNADNSFTNEDGIASFEENTNKNYNQKVINSNENKEEYTTYLSYNTLTKFVLHPFHKINICTDEMLTDLYPSTFNSSKISNFTHENDNLMKPIWDFNKKLNDNATMLPSFYFLGTGCSIPSAFRNVSGIILNIQKDFSVILDFGEGSLYQLYWISKSWIQFTESIKSIKVIFISHAHADHHVGIYYFLYIRKMIFPNLDPPLILIPKTLKSWMNLFNELFLDIEMRIIYNENDLEIKEIISEDNFLTLHLFKVNHIKESYGIKIESKDIGSIVYSADTRPCDNVKRFAKDCNILIHEATFDDELLVEAINKKHSTIHEAMQISLDGNCKTLILTHFSQRYPKAPILNKSSSAEINEIMNKTIYSFDYMCIPLNLTKELPTCFNILLNLLEKLF; translated from the exons ATGGAAGTCTACATTCAAATGATAGGGTGGCATAAATTGGCAATACCGTCTAGTTTGCGTTTGTTCGTAAATGGAGAATTTACACTCATTAATTGTGGGGAAAATAATCAAAGGTTTTTGAATGAACATAAAATGCACATAGCTAGAATAAAGAATATAtgttttacaaaaataaGCCCTGAAACAATCGGAGGACTAATTGGTCTACTTTTAACAATAGATAATATTTCAGATAACTCTATTTCAATTTATGGCCCTAAACCAATAGAAcgaataattaataattttactaGCTCTTTtgcaaaaattaagaatttaaaaataactatCCATGAATTTTcggataataatatattcccAATTATTCTAAAAGGAAATGTAATTATAACACCAATTTtacttaataaaaaaaatgtaattacCACAAAGCACGAAACAGACACAATTCAAAATTGTGAACAAACTGTTCTcgataaaagaaaaaaaatgaatgaagTAAGTAATACCCATGATAACGAATTgaataatgtatataaaaacaaaaatggaGAAATAGGAGAAAATTTATCTCCCAAAGAAACTAATTCGAATTACttgaaaaaaagaaaattaaatGTACCTGAAATTGAACATGAAGAAGCATATGAAAGTAAAACAGAAATAGTGAATGATAATAGTGACAATGGgaaaattgaaaaatataaagaagaccTAGATAGAGATTCCAATAAAATAGACAATACAAATAACAATATCACGAATTCTACAGAGATAGAGAAAAATAGTAGTATGAAAcaatgcattttttatttaattgaaTGTCCACAAACTATTGGTAAATTTCATGTTGAAAAGGCACAGAAATTAAACATTCCTCCTGGGAAATATTACGGAATGCTGAAATCTGGAAAATCTGttactataaataataaaataataaacccTGAAGATGTgtgtgataaaaatatagatggtAAAAAATCATTAGTTATTGATTTATCAGATACTGAATATATAGATTGTGTAATTggagaaattaaaaataaagaacatttttatttaaataatttagaatatatttttcatttgtcTGATGAAAAAATTCTGAGTAATAAAACATACAaagattattttttaaaattgaagaatataaaaaatattaaatgcaATCAATCTAATAgttcattaaaaatatgcccttttatttcttcatcatCATTAACCAACATTCTTTCAAAATTAATGCCAAatattttcttaaaatataagCCAGATGACCCCATATATGAATTATCTTCAAAGATGTTGAATAATTATAGTGATGAAAAAGGTTCGAATTCATTTAAAAACACAAATAATGATAGCAATTCTATTCTTAATGtgaattttaaaaatgaagtGGAATGTAAAAATGCCGATAATTCATTTACAAATGAAGATGGAATTGCAAGTTTTGAAGAAAATacgaataaaaattataatcaaaaagtaataaataGCAATGAGAATAAAGAAGAATATACTACTTATTTGTCTTATAATACTTTGACAAAATTTGTTCTACACCcatttcataaaataaatatttgtacAGATGAAATGTTGACTGATTTATATCCATCTACTTTTAATTCTTCCAAAATTTCGAATTTTACACAcgaaaatgataatttaatGAAACCCATTTGggattttaataaaaaactaAATGATAATGCTACTATGTTACcttctttttattttcttggAACTGGATGTTCAATACCATCGGCATTTCGTAATGTATCtggtattattttaaatattcaaaaagATTTTAGCGTTATCTTAGATTTTGGCGAAGGGTCCTTATATCAACTATACTGGATAAGTAAATCATGGATCCAATTTACAGAATCCATAAAATCTATAAA agTGATATTCATTTCTCATGCACATGCCGATCATCATGTAggaatttattatttcttataCATTCGGAAAATGATATTTCCGAATTTAGATCCACCATTGATATTAATTCCTAAAACATTAAAGAGTTGGATGAATTTATTTAACGAGTTATTTCTTGATATAGAGATGAGGATTATTTACAATGAAAATGATTTAGagataaaagaaataattagTGAAGATAATTTTTTAACTCTCCATCTTTTTAAG GTTAATCATATTAAGGAATCATATGGGATAAAAATTGAGAGCAAAGATATTGGTTCTATTGTTTATTCTGCGGACACACGACCATGTGACAACGTCAAAAGATTTGCAAAGGATTGTAACATTTTAATACATGAAg cTACATTTGATGATGAACTATTGGTCGAAGCCATTAACAAAAAACATTCAACAATCCATGAAGCTATGCAAATta gTTTAGATGGTAATTGCAAAACTTTAATATTAACACATTTTAGCCAGAGATACCCTAag gCCCCTATACTAAATAAATCATCATCTGCCGAGATTAATGAAATTATgaataaaacaatttataGCTTCGATTATATGTGTATTCCTTTAAATTTAACAAAAGAGCTACCAACGTGcttcaatattttattaaatttattagaaaaattattttaa